The Felis catus isolate Fca126 chromosome X, F.catus_Fca126_mat1.0, whole genome shotgun sequence genome includes a region encoding these proteins:
- the GPR82 gene encoding probable G-protein coupled receptor 82, with the protein MNNNSTCIQPSRISSMALPIIYTFLCIIGLFGNSLSQWVFLTKIGKKTSTHIYLAHLVTANLLVCSAMPFMGIYFLKGFQWEYRSARCTVVNFLGTLSMHVSMFVSVLILSWIAISRYATLMKKDSVQETTSCYERVFYGHLLKKFRQPNFARKLCVYIWGVVLGIIIPVIIYYSVVEATKGEENVCYNRQTELGAVISQTAGLIGTTFIGFSFLVVLTSYYSFVSHLRKIRTCTSITEKDLTYNSVKRHLLVIQVLLIVCFLPYSIFKPIFYVLHQRGNCQQLNYLIEIKNILTCLASARSSTDPIIFLFLDKTFKKTLYNLFTKSDSPHIQPYS; encoded by the coding sequence ATGAATAACAACTCAACATGTATTCAACCATCCAGGATCTCTTCCATGGCTCTACCAATCATTTATACCTTCCTCTGCATCATTGGTCTCTttggaaattctctctctcaatggGTATTCTTAACAAAAATAGGCAAGAAGACCTCGACGCACATCTACCTAGCACATCTTGTGACTGCGAACTTGCTTGTGTGTAGTGCCATGCCTTTCATGGGTATCTATTTCCTGAAAGGTTTTCAATGGGAATATCGATCTGCACGATGCACGGTGGTCAATTTTTTGGGTACTCTATCCATGCACGTGAGTATGTTTGTCAGTGTCTTAATTTTAAGTTGGATTGCCATAAGCCGCTATGCCACCTTAATGAAAAAGGATTCAGTCCAAGAGACCACTTCGTGCTATGAGAGAGTATTTTATGGCCACTTACTGAAAAAATTTCGCCAGCCCAACTTTGCTAGAAAACTGTGTGTTTACATATGGGGAGTTGTACTCGGCATAATTATTCCAGTTATCATATACTACTCAGTTGTAGAGGctacaaaaggagaagagaacGTGTGCTATAATCGGCAGACAGAACTAGGCGCCGTGATCTCTCAGACCGCAGGTCTCATTGGAACCACATTTAttggattttcatttttagtCGTACTAACATCATACTACTCTTTTGTCAGCCATCTGAGAAAAATAAGGACCTGCACTTCCATTACGGAGAAAGATTTGACTTACAATTCTGTGAAAAGGCATCTTTTGGTCATCCAGGTTCTGCTAATAGTTTGCTTCCTTCCATATAGCATTTTTAAGCCCATTTTTTATGTTCTGCACCAGAGAGGGAACTGTCAGCAACTGAATTATTTAATCGAAATAAAAAACATCCTCACCTGTCTTGCATCAGCCAGAAGCAGCACAGACcccattatatttctttttttagataaaaCGTTCAAAAAGACACTATATAATCTCTTTACAAAATCTGATTCACCACATATACAACCCTATAGTTGA